A single region of the Aeromicrobium chenweiae genome encodes:
- a CDS encoding phosphatase PAP2 family protein, producing MPWPSWEEAAVACLVSLVAWVVLRRLPRSRGRDALLPAFSEFALISGLYGVWRLARMLPITHEAGALGRARDIEHFEHLLRLPTEIAMQHFVIAHDWLARFVNGYYAIVHVPALVAFLVWGFTRHRDLYPHWRNALVAVTAGCLLIRFIRVAPPRFVEELGFVDLSSRFGLGVYGDVGTGVSDQFAAMPSIHVGWAAVVALGTFAMTTSPWRWLVVLHLPVTVFVVAATGHHWWLDGIVAVALMGAGLALDTAVRRRRGVGPTTAAMAEV from the coding sequence GTGCCGTGGCCGTCGTGGGAGGAAGCCGCCGTCGCGTGCCTCGTCAGTCTGGTCGCATGGGTCGTCCTGAGGCGACTGCCTCGCAGCCGCGGGCGCGACGCGTTGCTGCCCGCCTTCAGTGAGTTCGCGCTGATCTCCGGGCTCTACGGCGTGTGGCGCCTGGCACGCATGCTCCCGATCACGCACGAGGCCGGCGCGCTCGGTCGCGCCCGCGACATCGAGCACTTCGAGCACCTGCTCCGCCTGCCGACCGAGATCGCGATGCAGCACTTCGTCATCGCACACGACTGGCTCGCCCGGTTCGTCAACGGCTACTACGCGATCGTCCACGTGCCGGCACTCGTCGCGTTCCTCGTCTGGGGGTTCACGCGTCACCGCGACCTGTACCCGCACTGGCGCAATGCGCTGGTGGCGGTGACGGCCGGGTGCCTGCTGATCCGGTTCATCCGCGTCGCCCCACCGCGGTTCGTCGAGGAGCTGGGCTTCGTCGACCTGTCCAGCCGCTTCGGGCTGGGGGTCTACGGCGACGTGGGCACCGGGGTCTCCGACCAGTTCGCCGCGATGCCGTCGATCCACGTGGGGTGGGCGGCCGTGGTGGCCCTCGGCACCTTCGCGATGACGACGAGCCCATGGCGGTGGCTCGTGGTCCTGCACCTGCCCGTCACCGTGTTCGTCGTGGCGGCCACGGGGCACCACTGGTGGCTCGACGGCATCGTTGCCGTGGCACTCATGGGGGCCGGCCTGGCGCTCGACACGGCGGTGCGGCGTCGCCGGGGCGTCGGGCCGACGACTGCGGCCATGGCCGAGGTCTGA
- a CDS encoding AAA family ATPase — MRTMPFDSIADVKAKLAAAGYLASDAIATTVFLASELGKPLLVEGPAGVGKTALSSAVAEACGADLIRLQCYEGVDEARALYEWNHAKQLLRITAGQGESWDEARDDIFSEEFLLPRPLLTAIRSDSPTVLLIDETDKADVEIEGLLLEVLGEFQVTVPELGTVTAKHRPFVVLTSNATRELSEALRRRCLFLHVDFPDAELEQEIVRLKVPDLDATLGESLVRVINALRAMPLRKAPSVSETIDWARTLVALGADILDDEVVKDSLGVILKHQDDLQRARTRLDLDEVLSTP, encoded by the coding sequence ATGCGCACCATGCCGTTCGACTCGATCGCCGACGTCAAGGCCAAGCTCGCCGCCGCGGGCTACCTGGCCTCCGACGCCATTGCGACCACCGTGTTCCTCGCCAGCGAGCTCGGCAAGCCCCTGCTCGTGGAGGGTCCGGCCGGCGTCGGCAAGACCGCGCTCTCCAGCGCCGTCGCCGAGGCCTGCGGGGCAGATCTCATCCGCCTGCAGTGCTACGAGGGAGTGGACGAGGCGCGCGCTCTGTACGAGTGGAACCACGCCAAGCAGCTGCTGCGCATCACGGCCGGCCAGGGCGAGTCGTGGGACGAGGCGCGGGACGACATCTTCTCGGAGGAGTTCCTGCTCCCCCGCCCCCTGCTGACCGCGATCCGCAGCGACAGCCCGACCGTCCTGCTGATCGACGAGACGGACAAGGCCGACGTCGAGATCGAGGGACTGCTGCTGGAGGTCCTCGGCGAGTTCCAGGTGACCGTGCCCGAGCTCGGCACGGTCACGGCGAAGCACCGCCCGTTCGTGGTGCTCACGTCCAACGCGACCCGTGAGCTGTCCGAGGCGCTCCGTCGCCGCTGCCTGTTCCTGCACGTGGACTTCCCCGACGCGGAGCTCGAGCAGGAGATCGTCCGGCTCAAGGTCCCCGATCTCGACGCCACGCTCGGCGAGTCGCTGGTCCGGGTCATCAATGCGCTGCGGGCCATGCCGCTGCGCAAGGCCCCGTCGGTCTCCGAGACGATCGACTGGGCGCGCACGCTCGTGGCCCTCGGGGCCGACATCCTCGACGACGAGGTGGTCAAGGACAGCCTCGGCGTGATCCTCAAGCACCAGGACGACCTGCAGAGGGCGCGCACGCGGCTGGACCTGGACGAGGTCCTCAGCACGCCATGA
- a CDS encoding CPBP family intramembrane glutamic endopeptidase codes for MSPSPRDLARRLVALAPRELREKVPRDHLESDEAFHRRRRVVGGVSVAGAGLLGRSLASEPDSTEFYALTLGVAGTWTAGAFASGPLHLGWEQGDDNQLRRPLATPVVLGVAAFGAFYGAALVCRRIPVLNRALTDILAFADQGSAPLVTATTFANGAAEEVFFRGALYAAAGTHHPVAKSTAVYALATTATRNPALVLAGTAMGTLFALQRRASGGIQAPLLTHLTWSALMLRFMPPLFRRDGHDTVDTNRPPRV; via the coding sequence ATGAGCCCGTCGCCGCGTGACCTCGCCCGCCGTCTGGTCGCGCTCGCGCCCCGAGAGCTGCGCGAGAAGGTGCCGCGCGACCACCTCGAGAGCGACGAGGCGTTCCACCGCCGTCGTCGCGTCGTCGGCGGGGTCAGCGTCGCGGGTGCGGGGCTGCTCGGCAGGTCCCTGGCGAGCGAGCCGGACTCCACGGAGTTCTACGCCCTGACGCTGGGCGTCGCGGGCACCTGGACGGCCGGCGCCTTCGCGTCCGGGCCGCTGCACCTGGGCTGGGAGCAGGGCGACGACAACCAGCTCCGGCGGCCCCTCGCCACCCCGGTCGTGCTCGGCGTCGCCGCCTTCGGGGCGTTCTACGGCGCCGCCCTGGTCTGCCGCCGCATCCCCGTGCTCAACCGTGCCCTCACCGACATCCTCGCGTTCGCCGACCAGGGCTCGGCGCCACTCGTCACCGCCACGACGTTCGCGAACGGCGCGGCCGAGGAGGTGTTCTTCCGCGGTGCGCTCTACGCAGCGGCGGGAACGCACCACCCGGTCGCCAAGTCGACCGCCGTCTACGCGCTGGCGACCACCGCCACCCGCAACCCGGCCCTGGTCCTCGCCGGCACCGCCATGGGCACGCTGTTCGCCCTGCAGCGGCGGGCTTCCGGCGGCATCCAGGCCCCGTTGCTCACGCACCTGACGTGGTCGGCGCTGATGCTGCGCTTCATGCCGCCGTTGTTCCGGCGTGACGGTCACGACACGGTCGACACGAACCGCCCGCCCCGGGTCTGA
- a CDS encoding SRPBCC family protein — MALIEIVREVHLTPDEAWSRLTHWERHGDHVPLTHVVRTADGFDAFTGVGRVGFHDPMDVVEWREPSFCRLEKRGRVITGWAELSVVPVDGGSRVTWREDIHVTGTPQFMDGITRASSRLLFSRVIDGLLS, encoded by the coding sequence GTGGCCCTGATCGAGATCGTCCGCGAGGTGCATCTCACACCCGATGAGGCGTGGTCGCGGCTCACGCACTGGGAGCGCCACGGCGACCACGTGCCGCTCACGCACGTCGTCCGCACGGCGGACGGCTTCGACGCGTTCACGGGCGTGGGCCGGGTCGGGTTCCACGACCCGATGGATGTCGTGGAGTGGCGCGAGCCGTCGTTCTGCCGCCTGGAGAAGCGCGGGCGCGTGATCACCGGGTGGGCGGAGCTGAGCGTCGTCCCGGTCGACGGGGGCAGCCGGGTGACGTGGCGCGAGGACATCCACGTGACCGGCACGCCGCAGTTCATGGACGGCATCACTCGCGCGTCCAGCCGCCTGCTGTTCTCCCGCGTCATCGACGGGCTGCTGTCCTGA
- a CDS encoding vWA domain-containing protein: MSEAGSQDLTGRLVEFVAALRSKGIPAGTSETVDAAAVVDVLGMSDRNQLREGLAAALVRRGGQRDVFDMTFDLYFPAGTGTPQAAIEAPEGLDVDALRDLLVQALAEDDLRTLERIASIAVDLLGQVGTADTQSAGWSAYQTLERLRPQTLVSRAAQMRGEGGGQGQGQGSGQGTGGEFTQRLERDEVRENVERFRAMVGGEARRRTAEVRGRDTVTRHAVRSGTDRLDFLSANKQQLEELGRTVKPLSRKLATRLSARRRKASRGKIDIRRTLRRSMSTGGVPMHPVLAKPHPSRPELVLLCDVSGSVSGFSEFTMHLVQALSGQFSKVRVFAFVNAMDEVTDLVKDTGADSRQEDLSTRIARDAHITKWHTSSDYGEAFGDFRAEHMNAIGPRTAVLILGDARNNNQDPNLGALHDINQKARRTFWLNPEATIRWGLGDSEAPAYAEVVEMHECCNVDQLTRFITRLLPV, translated from the coding sequence ATGAGCGAGGCGGGGTCGCAGGACCTCACCGGACGGCTGGTCGAGTTCGTCGCCGCGTTGCGGTCCAAGGGGATCCCGGCCGGGACGAGCGAGACCGTCGACGCCGCCGCCGTGGTCGACGTCCTGGGCATGAGCGACCGCAACCAGCTGCGCGAGGGCCTCGCCGCGGCGCTGGTGCGGCGCGGCGGCCAGCGGGACGTCTTCGACATGACCTTCGACCTCTACTTCCCCGCCGGCACCGGTACGCCGCAGGCGGCGATCGAGGCACCGGAGGGCCTGGACGTCGACGCCCTTCGCGACCTCCTGGTCCAGGCGCTCGCCGAGGACGACCTGCGCACCCTGGAGCGGATCGCCTCGATCGCGGTCGACCTCCTCGGACAGGTCGGCACGGCCGACACGCAGAGCGCGGGTTGGTCGGCGTACCAGACGCTCGAGCGTCTGCGGCCGCAGACGCTGGTGTCCCGGGCCGCCCAGATGCGTGGCGAGGGCGGTGGCCAGGGCCAGGGCCAGGGATCCGGTCAGGGCACCGGCGGCGAGTTCACCCAGCGCCTCGAGCGCGACGAGGTCCGCGAGAACGTCGAACGCTTCCGGGCGATGGTGGGCGGCGAGGCACGTCGCCGGACGGCAGAGGTCCGCGGACGGGACACCGTGACGCGCCACGCGGTCCGGTCGGGCACCGATCGGCTCGACTTCCTGAGCGCCAACAAGCAGCAGCTCGAGGAGCTCGGCCGCACCGTGAAGCCGCTGTCCCGCAAGCTCGCGACCCGTCTCTCGGCCCGCAGGCGCAAGGCCAGCCGAGGAAAGATCGACATCCGCCGCACCCTGCGCCGCTCGATGTCCACCGGGGGCGTCCCCATGCACCCCGTCCTGGCCAAGCCGCACCCGTCGCGGCCGGAGCTGGTCCTGCTCTGCGACGTGTCGGGCTCGGTGTCGGGCTTCTCGGAGTTCACCATGCACCTCGTCCAGGCGCTGAGCGGGCAGTTCAGCAAGGTCCGGGTGTTCGCGTTCGTCAATGCGATGGACGAGGTGACCGACCTGGTCAAGGACACGGGAGCGGACTCGCGGCAGGAGGACCTGTCCACCCGCATCGCCCGCGACGCGCACATCACCAAGTGGCACACGAGCAGCGACTACGGCGAGGCGTTCGGCGACTTCCGTGCCGAGCACATGAACGCGATCGGTCCCCGCACCGCGGTGCTGATCCTCGGCGACGCCCGCAACAACAACCAGGACCCCAACCTCGGCGCGCTCCACGACATCAACCAGAAGGCGCGTCGGACCTTCTGGCTCAATCCCGAGGCCACGATCCGCTGGGGGCTGGGCGACTCCGAGGCGCCGGCGTACGCCGAGGTCGTCGAGATGCACGAGTGCTGCAACGTCGACCAGCTCACCCGCTTCATCACGCGACTGCTGCCCGTGTGA
- a CDS encoding phosphatase PAP2 family protein, whose amino-acid sequence MIPGPQPGPPCARTELEIEVVTIAPQAASAPDTTVRPWSAGPRWWIWTWVLVIVFGAVALWRSHQVDVPLRDPDGRVFMSRIALSLGILVVLIVLDGAVRARRREGSVRRTWAAIRSRWTPDRVLLAVTGLLAYHLVYSFYRNLKSWNAFRAQHDDALLDTDRWLFFGHSPAVLLHDLFGRDVAPHVFRAIYESFSIMVPISFVAALVLAPRIREGYVFLTSAMWVWILGVGSYYLIPAIGPFDSAPDEFAGLDRTSVTATQAKYMAERAELLLHPGAADSFASIGAFASLHTGFTFLVLLMLRYYGLRRAANVMVVYLVAVMVSTIYLGWHFVLDDVAGLAIAWAAVRLGRLTVYPPGRSVA is encoded by the coding sequence GTGATCCCGGGGCCGCAACCCGGCCCGCCGTGCGCCCGCACGGAGCTCGAGATCGAGGTGGTCACCATCGCGCCCCAGGCAGCCTCTGCACCCGACACCACGGTGCGGCCGTGGTCCGCCGGTCCCCGTTGGTGGATCTGGACGTGGGTGCTGGTCATCGTCTTCGGCGCCGTCGCGCTCTGGCGCTCCCACCAGGTGGACGTGCCGCTCCGCGACCCGGACGGCCGCGTGTTCATGTCCCGCATCGCCCTGTCGCTCGGGATCCTGGTGGTCCTCATCGTCCTGGACGGCGCCGTCCGGGCGCGTCGCCGCGAGGGGAGCGTGCGACGCACGTGGGCGGCCATCCGCTCGCGCTGGACGCCGGACCGGGTCCTGCTCGCCGTCACCGGGCTGCTGGCGTACCACCTGGTCTACTCGTTCTACCGCAACCTCAAGAGCTGGAACGCCTTCCGTGCGCAGCACGACGACGCGCTCCTGGACACCGACCGCTGGCTGTTCTTCGGGCACAGTCCGGCCGTCCTGCTGCACGACCTGTTCGGGCGTGACGTCGCACCTCACGTGTTCCGGGCGATCTACGAGTCGTTCTCGATCATGGTGCCGATCTCGTTCGTCGCGGCGCTCGTCCTGGCGCCACGCATCCGCGAGGGGTACGTCTTCCTGACGTCGGCGATGTGGGTCTGGATCCTCGGTGTGGGGTCCTACTACCTGATCCCCGCGATCGGCCCGTTCGACTCGGCGCCCGACGAGTTCGCCGGTCTCGACCGGACCAGCGTGACCGCGACCCAGGCCAAGTACATGGCCGAGCGGGCGGAGCTGCTGCTGCACCCCGGCGCGGCCGACTCGTTCGCCAGCATCGGGGCCTTCGCCAGCCTGCACACCGGCTTCACGTTCCTCGTCCTGCTGATGCTCCGGTACTACGGGCTCCGGCGGGCCGCCAACGTCATGGTCGTGTACCTGGTCGCCGTCATGGTCTCCACGATCTACCTGGGCTGGCACTTCGTGCTCGACGACGTGGCCGGGCTGGCGATCGCCTGGGCGGCGGTGCGTCTGGGCCGGCTCACGGTCTACCCGCCGGGGAGGTCCGTGGCGTGA
- a CDS encoding ArnT family glycosyltransferase, which produces MTTLDERVEAPRPRLRDSLVRWWLLCAAVVVVLRTPFINVPLGIDEGGDSFVARAWGTTDGSMYGGSWLDRPPLLVLVYKIGVLGGDLGVRLVGMVAAILLVAGTMAIAHRISGLRAARIAGVLTAVMTSSVVLGAVFTDNELIASVPATYSILALMRARDAVVPHRWLFISGVLATCALLVKQSFGEVLVAGAVFLLVSWVTRARSGFRWSWAGWWLGGVATPVLVTFAWFEAYSVGVRSFVYAVAGFRLDSVAEISGGNQGAGFMLLRLGLPILIVSGCLFLVPWSVAWLVRRRTDPQLVLPLTAWLVVGFVGIAGGGNYYPHYFIQPVAALAVLSSCALAATGRRGLSIATAAMVLVLAVGNVAVGTTLQNVNPPQQRTLAVADYLRSNARPNDTLYVLYARANLLYYADMATPYPYSWTQMVRTVPNAENRLRDMLRSKTRRPTWIVEWQDATIFGMDASGETRRLIAKHYVTTDEICDKPVLIRRDEAARKLRKSDHTECATLDLPKQLGPKVSRTPEDSADYVWQ; this is translated from the coding sequence GTGACGACGCTGGACGAGCGCGTCGAGGCCCCCCGCCCCCGACTGCGTGACTCGCTGGTGCGGTGGTGGCTGCTGTGCGCCGCCGTGGTGGTCGTCCTGCGCACCCCGTTCATCAACGTCCCCCTCGGCATCGACGAGGGCGGCGACTCGTTCGTCGCCCGCGCCTGGGGCACGACAGACGGCTCGATGTACGGCGGGTCCTGGCTCGACCGTCCGCCGCTGCTGGTCCTGGTCTACAAGATCGGCGTCCTGGGCGGCGATCTCGGCGTCCGGCTCGTCGGCATGGTCGCAGCGATCCTGCTGGTGGCCGGGACGATGGCGATCGCCCACCGGATCAGCGGTCTGCGCGCCGCGCGCATCGCCGGCGTCCTCACCGCCGTGATGACCTCCTCGGTCGTCCTCGGGGCGGTCTTCACCGACAACGAGCTGATCGCGAGCGTCCCTGCGACGTACTCGATCCTGGCGCTGATGCGGGCACGGGACGCCGTCGTGCCGCACCGCTGGCTCTTCATCTCGGGTGTCCTCGCGACCTGTGCGCTGCTGGTCAAGCAGTCGTTCGGGGAGGTGCTGGTCGCCGGCGCCGTGTTCCTGCTCGTCAGCTGGGTGACCCGCGCACGCTCGGGGTTCCGGTGGAGCTGGGCGGGGTGGTGGCTGGGCGGCGTCGCGACGCCGGTCCTCGTGACGTTTGCGTGGTTCGAGGCGTACTCGGTCGGCGTGAGGTCCTTCGTGTACGCCGTGGCGGGCTTCCGCCTCGACAGCGTCGCCGAGATCAGCGGCGGGAACCAGGGCGCAGGGTTCATGCTGCTGCGCCTCGGGCTGCCGATCCTGATCGTCTCGGGCTGCCTGTTCCTGGTGCCGTGGTCGGTGGCCTGGCTGGTGCGCCGACGCACCGACCCGCAGCTCGTGCTGCCGCTGACGGCGTGGCTCGTGGTGGGCTTCGTCGGCATCGCCGGCGGGGGCAACTACTACCCGCACTACTTCATCCAGCCGGTCGCGGCGCTCGCGGTCCTCTCGAGCTGTGCACTGGCGGCGACCGGACGCAGGGGACTGTCCATCGCGACCGCCGCCATGGTGCTCGTGCTGGCGGTCGGCAACGTCGCGGTGGGCACGACGCTGCAGAACGTCAACCCGCCGCAGCAGCGGACGCTCGCCGTCGCGGACTACCTGCGCAGCAACGCCCGGCCGAACGACACGCTCTACGTGCTCTACGCCCGCGCGAACCTCCTGTACTACGCCGACATGGCCACGCCGTACCCGTACTCCTGGACGCAGATGGTCCGGACCGTGCCCAACGCCGAGAACCGGCTGCGCGACATGCTGCGCTCCAAGACGCGCCGTCCGACGTGGATCGTGGAGTGGCAGGACGCGACGATCTTCGGGATGGACGCCTCGGGGGAGACGCGCCGGCTGATCGCGAAGCACTACGTCACGACCGACGAGATCTGCGACAAGCCCGTGCTCATCCGCCGCGACGAGGCGGCCCGCAAGCTGCGGAAGTCCGATCACACCGAGTGCGCGACGCTCGACCTGCCGAAGCAGCTGGGGCCGAAGGTGTCTCGGACGCCGGAGGACAGCGCCGACTACGTCTGGCAGTGA
- a CDS encoding MFS transporter, with translation MATAEPVLPDTVREPDPKRWLALGVIAVAQLMIVLDASIVNIALPSAQEDLGISDADRQWVVTAYTLAFGGLLLLGGRIADFAGRKRVFVIGLLGFAVASALGGIASTAGLLFAARGLQGLFAALMAPAALSLISVTFTETKERATAFGVFGAISGGGAAIGLIVGGVLTEYASWRWCLGVNVPIALVTALAASRVVRESKAEGDTKYDVPGAILVSLGLVSLVYGFTEAAKEKNPGKSTEVLGWTDSSTLTFLGIAVVLLVAFVLWERRTAHPLLPLRVALDRNRGGSYLVFLFVGAGLFAMFLFLTFYFQLTLGYSPLRSGFAFLPFSIGIILGAGVVSQLLPRLGPKPLMVPGLVAASVGMLLLTQVDANTSYWTHVLPSLVLLSLGMAAVFIPASSTALVGVGSHDAGVASALLNTSQQVGGSLGTALLNTLYAGAVTTFLADNVRGARNPDAVMGEAFVHGYHVAFFWGAMLLVLALITAATLINAKKDDIPAEGAAGVA, from the coding sequence ATGGCCACTGCTGAACCCGTCCTGCCCGACACGGTGCGCGAACCCGATCCCAAGCGCTGGCTGGCCCTCGGGGTCATCGCCGTCGCCCAGCTCATGATCGTGCTCGACGCCTCCATCGTGAACATCGCGCTGCCCTCGGCCCAGGAGGACCTGGGCATCAGCGACGCCGACCGCCAGTGGGTGGTCACGGCCTACACGCTCGCCTTCGGCGGGCTCCTGCTGCTGGGCGGCCGCATCGCGGACTTCGCCGGCCGCAAGCGCGTCTTCGTCATCGGCCTGCTCGGCTTCGCCGTGGCCTCCGCTCTCGGTGGCATCGCCTCGACGGCCGGTCTGCTGTTCGCCGCCCGCGGCCTCCAGGGCCTGTTCGCCGCGCTCATGGCACCCGCCGCGCTCTCGCTGATCTCGGTGACGTTCACCGAGACCAAGGAGCGCGCCACGGCGTTCGGCGTGTTCGGCGCGATCTCCGGCGGTGGAGCCGCCATCGGCCTCATCGTCGGTGGCGTGCTGACCGAGTACGCCTCGTGGCGCTGGTGCCTGGGCGTCAACGTCCCGATCGCGCTGGTCACGGCCCTGGCCGCCTCCCGTGTCGTCCGCGAGAGCAAGGCCGAGGGCGACACGAAGTACGACGTCCCCGGAGCGATCCTGGTGTCCCTCGGACTCGTGTCGCTGGTCTACGGCTTCACGGAGGCCGCCAAGGAGAAGAACCCCGGCAAGAGCACCGAGGTGCTGGGCTGGACGGACAGCAGCACGCTGACCTTCCTCGGCATCGCCGTGGTCCTGCTCGTGGCGTTCGTGCTGTGGGAACGCCGCACGGCCCACCCGCTGCTGCCCCTGCGTGTCGCGCTCGACCGCAACCGCGGTGGTTCGTACCTGGTCTTCCTGTTCGTCGGCGCGGGCCTCTTCGCGATGTTCCTGTTCCTGACCTTCTACTTCCAGCTGACCCTGGGCTACAGCCCGCTGCGGTCGGGCTTCGCGTTCCTGCCGTTCAGCATCGGCATCATCCTGGGCGCGGGCGTGGTCTCGCAGCTGCTGCCGCGCCTCGGTCCCAAGCCGCTCATGGTCCCGGGCCTGGTCGCGGCGTCGGTCGGGATGCTGCTGCTCACGCAGGTCGATGCGAACACCTCGTACTGGACGCACGTGCTGCCCTCGCTGGTGCTGCTGAGCCTCGGCATGGCCGCGGTGTTCATCCCGGCCTCGAGCACCGCACTGGTCGGTGTCGGCTCCCACGACGCGGGAGTCGCGAGCGCCCTGCTCAACACCTCGCAGCAGGTCGGCGGCTCCCTCGGCACCGCGCTGCTCAACACGCTGTACGCCGGCGCGGTCACCACGTTCCTCGCGGACAATGTGCGCGGGGCCCGCAACCCCGATGCCGTGATGGGGGAGGCGTTCGTCCACGGCTACCACGTGGCGTTCTTCTGGGGCGCGATGCTGCTGGTGCTCGCCCTGATCACCGCGGCGACGCTCATCAACGCCAAGAAGGACGACATCCCGGCCGAGGGCGCGGCCGGCGTGGCCTAG
- a CDS encoding glycoside hydrolase family 16 protein: protein MRPHTRPGGGRARRASLLGVAAVVAGSLLLAPSGSGEAVERAAAATSARATIATESVAWKPSANARTRNLRPRTSAATLHLTPRRRAGVKSVSMRSPLSTGAVTPAGTTVRTTAQLRISQPGRRLTFRVREVRAGRVVASRSATIRPSSRGWRRVTVTLRTTRAGSRIQLFVGARRVRGLARLRVADIRATVTPRPVAAQPVRNTPCSDIDYSAPGQGVETFREDFDGSSIDRARWRVRDDTFLNQDKAWITKDAVSVHDGYLDIRGRRLAESQWRLNPQALSLANVVRDYSTGYVDTIDSAGYGNAAANRFGQKYGHFEIRALVPSQATMSRGIWPAFWLRADHQAGEIDPMESYGAPTIRSFDPSSSYEWNSWADTAEGSMTGIVKRQTHGRADVGTDKIWQGWHTFAVNWSPRCLRYLYDGRTVGIVDFDDPRTASYFRERTFDDTFHIRLNMQIGSSYWGWPDPEHTRDDFSYKVDWVRVHQGTGLVAGR from the coding sequence ATGAGGCCCCACACGCGACCCGGCGGAGGACGCGCGCGACGCGCGAGCCTCCTGGGTGTCGCAGCGGTGGTGGCAGGCAGTCTGCTGCTCGCGCCGAGTGGCTCGGGCGAGGCCGTCGAGCGCGCCGCGGCAGCGACCTCGGCGCGGGCCACGATCGCCACCGAGTCCGTCGCCTGGAAGCCCTCGGCGAACGCCCGGACCAGGAACCTGCGCCCCCGGACGTCCGCAGCGACCCTCCACCTCACGCCGCGACGACGCGCGGGTGTCAAGAGCGTCTCGATGCGGTCCCCGCTCTCGACCGGCGCGGTGACGCCGGCCGGGACGACGGTGCGGACCACGGCGCAGCTACGCATCTCCCAGCCCGGGCGCCGGCTCACGTTCCGGGTGCGCGAGGTGCGGGCCGGCCGCGTCGTCGCCAGTCGCTCGGCGACCATCAGGCCGTCGTCACGGGGCTGGCGCCGCGTCACCGTCACGCTCCGGACGACCCGCGCCGGCTCCCGCATCCAGCTGTTCGTCGGCGCACGACGTGTGCGGGGTCTGGCTCGGCTCCGCGTCGCCGACATCCGTGCCACCGTCACCCCGAGGCCCGTCGCGGCCCAGCCGGTCCGGAACACGCCGTGCAGCGACATCGACTACTCCGCTCCCGGCCAGGGAGTCGAGACGTTCCGCGAGGACTTCGACGGCTCCTCGATCGACCGGGCGCGGTGGCGGGTCCGCGACGACACCTTCCTCAACCAGGACAAGGCGTGGATCACGAAGGACGCCGTGTCGGTGCACGACGGCTACCTCGACATCCGGGGTCGCCGGCTCGCCGAGTCGCAGTGGCGGCTCAACCCCCAGGCCCTCTCCCTGGCGAACGTGGTCCGCGACTACTCCACCGGATACGTCGACACGATCGACAGCGCCGGGTACGGGAACGCCGCAGCCAACCGCTTCGGGCAGAAGTACGGGCACTTCGAGATCAGGGCGCTGGTGCCCAGCCAGGCGACGATGTCACGCGGCATCTGGCCCGCGTTCTGGCTGCGGGCGGACCACCAGGCCGGCGAGATCGACCCCATGGAGTCCTACGGCGCCCCCACGATCCGCTCGTTCGACCCGTCGAGCTCGTACGAGTGGAACAGCTGGGCGGACACCGCCGAGGGCTCGATGACCGGCATCGTCAAGCGGCAGACGCACGGACGCGCGGACGTCGGCACCGACAAGATCTGGCAGGGCTGGCACACGTTCGCGGTCAACTGGTCGCCGCGCTGCCTGCGCTACCTGTACGACGGACGGACCGTCGGCATCGTGGACTTCGACGACCCACGGACCGCGTCGTACTTCCGCGAGCGGACGTTCGACGACACCTTCCACATCCGCCTCAACATGCAGATCGGGTCGAGCTACTGGGGCTGGCCCGATCCTGAGCACACCCGCGACGACTTCAGCTACAAGGTCGACTGGGTGCGGGTCCATCAGGGCACGGGACTCGTCGCGGGACGCTGA